In Xenopus tropicalis strain Nigerian chromosome 5, UCB_Xtro_10.0, whole genome shotgun sequence, one genomic interval encodes:
- the rrm2.2 gene encoding ribonucleoside-diphosphate reductase subunit M2 (The RefSeq protein has 1 substitution compared to this genomic sequence) produces the protein MLSARKPFAQLNENVSPMKNLTLAEKENTPPSLNSTRVLASKTARNIFQEAETTKSKAPKDPRIQDEPLLKDNPHRFVIFPIQYHDIWQMYKKAEASFWTAEEVDLSKDLRHWESLKAEEKYFISHVLAFFAASDGIVNENLVERFSKEVQVTEARCFYGFQIAMENIHSEMYSLLIDTYIKDPKEREYLFNAIETLPCVKKKADWALRWIGDKQATYGERVVAFAAVEGIFFSGSFASIFWLKKRGLMPGLTFSNELISRDEGLHCDFACLMFKHLVNKPSEERVVQLITDAVQIEQEFLTEALPVNLIGMNCTLMKQYIEFVADRLLLELGFNKVFKATNPFDFMENISLEGKTNFFEKKVGEYQKMGVMSKPKDNTFTLDADF, from the exons ATGCTGTCTGCCCGCAAACCGTTCGCTCAGCTTAACGAGAACGTTTCTCCCATGAAGAACCTGACCCTGGCAGAGAAAGAGAATACG CCGCCTTCCCTTAACAGCACCCGAGTCCTGGCCAGCAAGACCGCCCGTAACATCTTCCAGGAGGCAGAAACG ACTAAGTCAAAAGCTCCAAAGGATCCTAGAATTCAGGATGAGCCCCTTCTGAAGGATAATCCACATAGATTTGTGATCTTCCCCATTCAGTATCATGATATCTGGCAAATGTACAAGAAAGCAGAAGCTTCATTCTGGACTGCTGAGGAG GTCGATTTGTCTAAGGACCTTCGGCACTGGGAATCCCTGAAGGCAGAAGAAAAATACTTCATCTCTCATGTGTTGGCCTTTTTTGCAGCCAGTGATGGAATAGTAAATGAGAACCTG GTGGAGCGGTTTAGCCAAGAAGTGCAAGTTACAGAGGCTCGCTGCTTTTATGGCTTCCAAATTGCAATGGAGAATATTCATTCTGAGATGTACAGCCTTCTTATTGACACCTACATCAAAGATCCCAAAGAAAG GGAATACCTCTTTAATGCTATTGAAACTCTGCCTTGTGTGAAAAAGAAGGCTGACTGGGCTCTGCGCTGGATTGGTGACAAACAAGCAACTTATG GTGAACGAGTGGTGGCATTTGCTGCTGTTGAAGGGATTTTCTTCTCTGGTTCATTTGCATCAATTTTCTGGCTAAAGAAACGGGGGCTGATGCCTGGACTCACTTTCTCTAATGAACTTATTAGCAGAGATGAA GGTTTACATTGTGATTTTGCTTGTCTTATGTTCAAACATCTCGTAAACAAACCATCAGAAGAGCGTGTTGTTCAACTTATTACTGATGCTGTTCAAATTGAACAG GAATTTTTAACTGAAGCTTTGCCTGTAAATCTCATCGGAATGAATTGTACATTAATGAAGCAGTATATCGAATTTGTTGCAGATCGTCTTCTTCTAGAGCTTGGCTTTAATAAG GTTTTCAAAGCCACTAATCCATTTGACTTCATGGAGAACATTTCTTTGGAAGGAAAGACTAACTTCTTCGAGAAGAAAGTTGGCGAATACCAGAAGATGGGTGTCATGTCAAAGCCAAAAGACAACACTTTCACACTAGATGCTGACTTTTAA